CATTTTAcagttaatttaatttttagttgatttttgggtttcaaaatattatatttttaccatttttatttttttttttaaattttaaaatgggttcTTTTAagccaatttttatttaatttttaaaattgtaggaaggtaaatatattattggtttttttcctcaaaatttagtggtattgttaaaaaataaataaaaattaaagagtatttttgaaataaaacacaaatttagaagtattttttattaatttagtcaatttttatttaatttttaaaattgtaggAAGGTAAttgtattatttgttttttttttcctcgaaATTTAGTGgtattgttaaaaaataaataaaaaattaaaaggtatttttgaaataaaatataaatttagaagtatttttttattaatttagccaattttttgtttaatttttaaaatcgtagGAAGgtatttgtattaaaaatttagtggtatggttaaaaaataaataaaagttaaagggtatttttgaaataaaatacaaatttagaagtattttttattaatttagccaatttttatttaatttttaaaattgtaggaaggtaaatgtattatttgtttctttttcctcgaAATTTAGTggtattgttaaaaaaaaaaaataattaaagggtatttttgaaataaaatacaaatttagaagtattttttattaatttagccaatttttatttaatttttaaaattgtaggaaggtaaatgtattatttgtttctttttcctcgaAATTTAGTGGTATTGTTAAAAAANTTTTTTTCCTCGAAATTTAGTggtattgttaaaaaaataaataattaattaaagggtatttttgaaataaaatataaatttagaagtattttttattaatttagccaaattttatttaatttttaaaattgtaggaaggtttttttttcctcgaaATTGAGTGgtattgttaaaaaataaataaaaattaaaaagtatttttgaaataaaatacaaatttagaattatttttatttaatgttaaaaattgTAGGAAAGTAAATGcattattggtttttttttcttcaggaAATTTAGTGgtattgttaaaaaataaataaaaattaaagggtatttttggaataaaatataaatttagaagtatttttattaatttagcccatttttattattctttttttttccttgaaatttaatggtattgttaaaaaataaataaaaattaaaggatatttttgaaataaaatacaaatttaaaaagtatttttatttatttagccatttttatttaatttttatttggtacatttgtatttttaaaatttagaaatgtaaaaatgtagtattttaaaatttagaattatatgGTCCACTAATGGGCTGAGTGGATCCAAAAGTACAATTATATGGTCCAAGCCCAAGATCTAAACTGGGCCGGCCTTGTTAGATATATTGGGCTTGGGTCCAATTTAGACGTCAGTGTCCAAGGGTCTCGGCCCAGTGACCTTGAGTCTTCTCTATATCTTCCATACATATATCGTCAAGAATTTACCGGTAGCtcttaaaccctaattttgtttCCCTCGAATTCTGCTGTCGTTGTGTTAAAACCCTACCTTTCTTCTTGGATCTAAAATGGTACTGTATCTTTGTTTGATGAACTTACGTTGATCCTTGTTTCATTCGTTTGCATGGATTTTTATGGTGGTTGTGTTTTTGCAGACAGGAGAAGCAGTGAATCCCAAAGCCTATCCTTTGGCCGATGCGCAGCTCACAATTACTATTCTTGATCTTGTTCAGCAGGCTGCTAACTACAAGCAGCTCAAGAAGGGCGCGAATGAAGGTAGCGTGATTTGTTTAAAGTTAGTGTGTTTCGTTTGATCAACGTTCTGGCTTCGTAAGAAGTATTCGGTGAGGATTTTGTATGGTGTTATTTGTTTTCCGTTGGTTAATGGTTTTCTTTTGATGGATTTTCAGCCACTAAGACGCTGAATAGAGGAATTTCGGAGTTTGTAGTGATGGCTGCTGATACTGAGCCGCTTGAGATTCTTCTCCATCTTCCATTGTTGGCTGAAGATAAGGTAAAACTATCTGTTGTT
This genomic interval from Cucurbita pepo subsp. pepo cultivar mu-cu-16 unplaced genomic scaffold, ASM280686v2 Cp4.1_scaffold000446, whole genome shotgun sequence contains the following:
- the LOC111785309 gene encoding NHP2-like protein 1, giving the protein MTGEAVNPKAYPLADAQLTITILDLVQQAANYKQLKKGANEATKTLNRGISEFVVMAADTEPLEILLHLPLLAEDKNVPYVFVPSKQALGRACGVTRPVIACSVTTNEGSQLKSQIQQLKDAIEKLLI